CAACTGCAACTGCAGATGTAATAAGATAATAGACGACGATTTTGACCCCTACCTTACCGAGCTCAGCAGGGCTAATACTTGCAGAACCAACAACAAGAGTTGTTAAAATAATGGGCGTAACGATCATTTTCAAAAGCCGTACAAAGATGTCCCCTAATGGTTTGACCCATAAGATGGAATCTCCAGCCACCATCCCTGCAATTGCGCCAAGAACAAGACCGATGAGAATCCGGAGTAACAAGTTACTTTTGAAATACCAATCAAACATTCCTTTCTTCTCATTCCCCATCCTTTTCCCCACCTCCATTTTATTTTATATTGAGTATCTATTTAGTAATGTTTTGATAGTAGACTATTGATAAATATCTAAATTGTACATTCTTTTACGGGTCAGCACAAGGAGTTGAATGCTTAAAAGAGTTGTTTCATAGCTCTGAGTACGTTAAAATTTATTCAGGTGTTGGTGTATAAACGAGGAGGCTGGCAAATGTCATATATAAAACGTATGTGTGTCGGCTTTATACTGTTAATCTGTTTCCTTGGAAACAATTCCCCCTGTTCAGCTTTTTCTCGCGGGGGAATAGTCCTCGCTCTATCTGGTGGCGGAACAAAAGGGCTTGCCCACATAGGTGTGCTTCAGGTTTTAGAAGAAAACAATATTCCTATCGCTGGAATTGTGGGGACAAGTATGGGGGCTATTATTGGAGGATTAGCTGCAAGTGGTTACACGGGCATAGAGTTGGAAGAAGTTGTGGATAATATTGATTTAGGGAGCTTGCTTGCGGAAAAAGACGCCTCCATGGTTCTGCCGTTGGGAGAGAGAACTTCTGAGAACAGTGCGATTCCTTGGTTTTCCCTGGGTAGCCGCAGGGGGATAGGAGGAGCTCTTGGCGGGTTTTCCGGGGTCAAGCTTCTAGAAAAATTTAGTCAGATGGCTGCTCGCGTACAAGTTATTCGTTTTTCAGAACTTCCTATACCTTTTGCTGCAGTTGCTACGGACTTAGAGACAGGAGAGAAAGTTGTTCTTCAGAGTGGTAGCTTGGCTTCAGCGATGAGAGCGTCTATGGCTATCCCTGCTCTTTTTGAGCCATGGCCTGTTGGTGGGCGCCTCCTTGTCGATGGTGGGCTTGTATCGAATCTTCCTGTGTTGACAGCCAAAGAACTTTTTCCTGGTTGTCCTGTCATAGCTGTAAATGTAACGAGTGAAAAAAAGTCTCGCTCGGAGTTGCGTACTCTTGTGGACGTGGTGGATCAATCAATTACCGTTTTAACGCAACAGAATGTAGAGAGAGAAATTCGAGAAGCGGATTTAGTTTTAACACCAGCAGTGGGGAAGCTCCCTCTTTTTGATGCTACTCAAGCGGATCTTGTTATTGCAGCAGGTCGGAAGGAGACATTAACCCACCTCAAGGCAATAGTGAGTTTAGCACAAACGGCTCCTGAAATTCCTCCTCGTTGGAAACAACCTTCACAGGTTTTAATGGATATTTGTGTTCGTGGCCTGCCAGATAGGGAGTGCAAAGGGCTTCGAACGAAGTATTTTTCTGAAATAGGAAAACCGATAGATCCTCAATGGATATTAAGAGTTAATAAAGAGATATCCCGGCGTATGGATGTTCTGGCAGTGGATTATCACTTGGAAGAAGATCATGGCGGAGCTGTTGTGGTTTTTTCTGTTCAGCGCCGCCCGCAATCGGAAGTTCGAATAGGGGGATACACTACGAATCTTCATCCGTACCGGTGGCTTTATGTGAACAGTATTCATAGGGATATTTATAAAGATGGAGACGCATTGAAGCTTAATCTTAAAATTGGAACGCAGTGGGCTGCAGATGTGGGCTATCTCTCCTCTTCAGAGCTCTCTAAAGCCTGGGAAGTCAATCTTTCTGCTCAGCGTTGGGAACTTACGCCTCGTAATGTTTCTGAAGAGCGGGAATGGGATCGATACGGTTTGGGAGTTACACGCCATTTCACTATGGGAAATGTTTTAGCTGGCGCTGGTTTAGGCGGGGAGAGGGTCCATTATAAAGGTAAAGATGAAGATTCTTGGGGACCTACGTTTTATCTAACGTATAATACCCTAGATGACATGATGGATCCTACGAAAGGCAGCATGATGAGAGTCGCTTTTTGGTGGCCTGATTATGACGAGTTGTTATATAGAATGAACTTGTTCTTTGTAACATCTTTCTCTGAAAATTGGCGTCTCTACTTAAGAGGTGGTTTTGCAGAGGGAGATATGACAGAGGCTGGTCATGCTGTCTATCTTGGCGCTGCTGAAGAACTCTATAGTTATGCCGATAAGCCTATTGAAGCGGAGCGCATGATATGGGTCAATGCTGGCCTTCGAAGAGTTTTCCTCCGCAGTTGGTGGGGAAATCTTACTGCAGAGCTTTTTGGAGGAGCTGGGTGGACTTACGATAATGGAGGTTCCCGCCTTGACAGTGTTTGGGAAACAGGCCTTTCTCTATCGGCTCCGGGGCACTTTTTCGATGGTCGCCTCATGTTCCTGTATAATGACCAGAGTGATTTTAAAGTAGGTTTCTTTATTGGGAAGCCTATATGGAGCCATTATCCCCTGCCCTAGTGGAGGGGTAACATTTTACAACTAAAGCTGACGATCTTTCGGCGGAACTCATGATGGAGGTTGAAGAAAAACATGGCACGGAACATAACCCCTAGGGGGAAAGATTATTCCCAATGGTATCTTGATGTCATTAAGGCAGCGGAGCTTGCAGATTATGCCCCCGTAAGAGGGTGTATGGTTATTCGTCCCACTGGATATGCTCTTTGGGAATCGATACAGCGTTATTTTGATGAAGCTTTTAAAGAAACAGGCCATGTAAATGCCTATTTCCCTCTTCTTATACCCAATTCTTTTTTAGAGAAAGAGGCAGAACATGTTGAGGGGTTTTCTCCAGAGTGTGCAGTTGTTACTCATGCCGGAGGAGAGCCACTTGAGGAACCCTTTGTTATTCGTCCCACTTCAGAAACAGTGATTGGTTATATGTACAGTAAATGGATTCAATCATGGCGTGATCTTCCCATATTGATCAACCAGTGGGCCAATGTTATGCGATGGGAAAAACGGCCTCGACTCTTTTTGCGAACATCAGAATTCCTTTGGCAGGAAGGGCATACTGCCCATGCAACGAAAGAGGAAGCCATGGAAGAAACTCTTAAGATGTTGCGTGTCTACGAAAAAATAATGAAAGAGGTCTTGGCTCTCCCTATTATTCCAGGGGAAAAAACGGCAGGGGAACGTTTCCCAGGGGCTCTCAATACCTTTACCTGTGAAGCTATGATGAGTGATACGAAGGCTCTTCAGGCAGGTACAAGCCATTTCCTTGGGCAAAATTTCTCCAAGGCTTTTAATATACAGTTTCAAAATCAGGATGGAGAGCAGGAATATGCTTGGACTACAAGCTGGGGTGTTTCAACGCGATTAATAGGGGCTTTAATCATGACTCATTCCGACGATGATGGGCTTATTATTCCTCCTCGCATAGCTCCTAATAAGGTTGCTATCCTTCCTATTAGTACGAATGATGATGTTATTGAAAAAACGTTGTTGCCTAAAGCTCTGGAGTTGGCGGACAAACTTAATACAGCCTTAGGCGGACGATATGTTGTTGTAGATAAACAGTTCCATATGCGTCCTGGGGATCGTTTCTTCTCTCATCTTCAGAAAGGAGTTCCTTTGCGCTTAGAACTTGGGGAAAAAGATTTTTCTGCAGGTACTGTTCGTGTGGTTCGAAGAGATACTGGAGATCGAAAAGATATTCCTTTAAACGATGTGGTAATAAAAGTTCCCGAAATCCTTGAAGATATTCAGCACTCTCTCTTCAATAAAGCTCTTTCTTTTAGAAAAGAGCACACCTCTTTTGCTTCTTCCTTCGATGAGTTTAAGATTCGGTTGGAGGAAGAAGGAGGTTTTATAGAGACGTTTTTTGCCGGAACCCCGGAGGATGAGAAGAAGATCAAGGAAGAAACAGGCGCTACTCCTCGGTGTATTCCGCTGGGGGATGCTGAGACGGGGAACTGTTTCTTGACAGGTGCTTCTAATGCTAGAAAGACTATTTTTGCTAAGGCATATTAGATCTTTTATTTGGATATAACGAAAAAGCAGTATTGGAAGCGGGTTCCTCATAAGGAAGGGATCCGCTTTGATTTTTATTTATGGGGGATGGTTAATGTGGAAGATAGACGAACTTTAGCAGTTATCGATATAGGGTCTAACTCCATTAAACTTCTTATAGCTATTTTGCAGGGAGAGGAATTAGTCTCTCTAGATGAACGTATAGAGATTACCCGTTTAAGCGAAGGGCTTGCTAAAGAGGGCTTGCTGCTACCTGAGCCCATGCGTCGAACCATAGAAGGGGTGGAACGATTTGTTTGGGTAGCCAGAGAGGCAGGTGTTTCTCAGATTGTTGTAATAGGTACAATGGCCTTCAGGTCAGCCTCTAATAGCTCTTCTTTTGTTGAAACGCTTCTTGATAGAACTGGAGTTTCTATGAAAATCCTTTCAGGCGATGAAGAGTCGGAATTTGCTTTTCGTGGTGCACTTTCAGGGATATGGGAAGATAAATATCTTTCTCAAAATGTGACTGTTTTTGATATTGGAGGAGGGAGCACAGAGCTTGTTCAGGGGAAAGGGGAAAACATTATACATCGATGGAGCCTTCCCATAGGTTCTGTGGTTTTGACTGAAAAATTTTTACAAAAAACGCCAGTTTCTTCTGAATATGTTCATAAAGTTAGGTTGGAGATCAGAAAGATACTGTCAAACCGCTGGGATTTTCTTTCGCAAGTAGGTACTCTTGTTGGAGTGGGAGGGACAGTTACTGCTATGGTTGCTGTAAAGCTAGGTCTTTACTCTTATACTCCAGAGAGTGTACATGGAATTTCTCTTTCTCTGGGAGAGATTAAACGGCAAATTTTTCTTTATTCTTCAAAAACACTGGAGGAACGCTGTCTCATTCCAGGTTTATCCCCAGGGCGCGCTGATATTATTCTTGCCGGAGCTTGTATTGTAGCGGAAATATTGAATATAGCCCGAGAAGAAAAATTCGTGGTAAGCCATAGAGGATTGAGGCATGGAGTGGCATTACATATCCTTCAGGGGGGCCATTTTTCGTAGATAGGTAGATAGAGTAAAGGGAAACGCCTTTAAGAAGATTGCTGAGGAGAGATAAGAATGTTTCCCGTAGGAATTTCTTACGCTTTAATATTAGCAGGAATAACAATTCTTCTGTATGGCCTAGAAGAAAGTAATTGGGCCTTTCGAAGAAGTTTAGGAAGCCGTGGACGAGGGCTATTGTCTCGTTTAGGCAATAGAAAGTCTTCTGCCTTTTCTCTTGGGGTTATTCTATCGGCAATAGCTCAGAGTGGTTCTGCCGCAACAGCTTTTGCTGTTGGATTGGTCGATATCCATGCATTGCCTTATGAGGGTGCTATCCTCGTCATGATGGGGGCAAGTGTGGGGTCTACCCTTTTGGTTCCTCTTCTCGCTATTGACATAGATGTGATGGCTCCTATTTTTTTGATGGGAGGTTTTGTCCTCTGTCATCTGAAGAAAGAGGATTTTCGTAAAATAGGGTGGGTAGTGAGAGGTATTGCTCTGATCCTTACAGGGATGTTTCTTCTTAAATTGGGTTCTTCTATTGCTTTGGAAGGCTCTCCTATCGGCTTCTTTATTGCTCGTCTTGTTGCAAGACCTTTTTGGCTGGGCGTAACGGCTTTTTTCCTTTCAGCCATAACACAAGGAGCGTCTGGTGTAATGGCTATTGGCATCGCTCTTATATCGGCAGGAGTGGCATCGGCGGAGGCCTTCTTCCCCCTCGTATTAGGGGCACGCCTTGGCTCCAGCATTATAGTTTTATTTTTTAGCGTGGGAACCCGTCCCAATGCCCGGCGTCTTGCCTGGCTCTCTTTTGTTTATCGTTGCCTCGGTGTTGCGGCGGGATACCTTTGTATGCCTTTGATCCTTCAGGGAACGAGTTTCTTTATTCCAGTTCCAGAGATGAAACTGGCTGTATATCAGATAGGAGTGAGTATTCTTAACGTTCTCATTTTTTCCCCCTTTGTAAGGCAGTCAGCACTTGTAAGTGGAAGGTGGTTTTCGGAAGAAGAGGCCTGGGATCCAGAGGAGGCCATGTATTTGGATGATTCTCTTACAGATTTCCCTTCGTTAGCGGTGCCGCTTCTTGCGAAAGAAATGACTCGTCTTGCTAATTATGTGGAAACATTTATTTATATGCTTTTTTTTGCACCTCATTATAAAGATCAGATTCTTAAACTTCAGCGAGGAATACCAGCGTTGTTGCAACAGTGCTCAGATTACATGTTTGCAATACCAGTTCCTCTTGATGATCCAGAACAAAAGACATCGTATTCCGCAATTTCGTATTCTCTTATAGCAATGGCTGACCTAGTAGAAATTACTACGGGTAGATTGTATAAGTTATGGAGAAACGGGGCTGGAGAAGGTAGTGCCAGAAATATAGAAGAAAAAATGTGGGAAGAGTACGTCCAATCGTTTATGGGTGTAGTCCGATATAGTATGCGAGCTTTTGCTCTTGACGATGAAGAGAGCGTTCATAAGGCTCTAAGTGTAGAGAAGATTTTTAAAAATTATGATCAACAGATACGACAAACTTTAATTGTTCAGGGTCGGCTTTTCGTGGATCGTAAAGATTCTCTGGATTGGAGGTTACTTACGGTATTGAGGGTGGCTGTAAGTGCTGCTCTCGAAGTGGCCTGGGGGAGCCGATTCCGGGGAATGAAACTTCATTTAGAAGGAAGTGACGGTATTGTTCTTCAAAAAGAAGCAGGAGAAATCTAAGTTAACGCCGGAGATGATTCTTTACTCTGGAGACAAGAAGCGCATTCTCGAAATGGTTCATCAAATGGGAGAAGAGGCTACCAATGCCGTATCGGAAGCGGTACGTTCCCTTATAGAGTGTGACAGCGATCTTGCCCGACACGTTATAGATAATGATGATTCTATCGATATTTTGGAAGTAGATATAGAGCAGGAGTGTCTTGGTTCTATAGCGATGAGACAACCAGTAAGAGAGAACCTTCGTTTTGTATTTGCCGTTGCGAAGATTATTACCGATCTAGAACGGATTGGAGATGAGGCTGTAAATATAGCAGAGAGGGCCTGTTTCCTTAATCAGTATCCATTGCTGAAACCATTGATAGATATTCCCAAAATGATGAATATTTCCACAAACATGTTGCGTGACGCATTGAAGGCTTTTGAAACTAATGATGCAGAGCTCGCAAAAAAAGTTTTTCTAAAGGATCAGGATCTCGATGTTCTTTACTACAATATTTTTGAAGAACTGATACAGATCATAGCTGCTCGGCCAAAAGGAGATTGTGTTACAGTGCAATGTGCTGCAGCCCTCATGTGGGTCGGACGCCACTTAGAGCGCGTGGGGGACCACGCCTCAAATGTGGCAGAAAAAACGTATTTTATAGCGACAGGGGAACGATTGAAACAGATTTTGGGAGAGAAACAAAAAGATACCGGCGCTGAAAAGGATCTTTCATCAGGTATATGAAAAGAGCAATATAACAATATCAAAGGAAGTGGCGAATCTCTTCCATAGTCTTTCGAGGTTTTGATAAAGTCCTTTTATTTTCGCTGGGGTACCCCATAGAGATCATGATATCAATTTTTGTCGAACGGGGAAGATTGAGTTCCTTTTTTACAGCTCTTTCATTTAACCAGCCAAGCATACATGTCCCTAAACCGAAGTCTGTTGCTTGTAGAACTATGTGCTCGCAAGCAATTGCTACATCCATAAGGCTAAATTGGACCCCTCGGAATAATCCTCCAAGAGCAGAAGAGTATCGAGAACGTTCTGTAATAACAACCAATAGCACAGGAGCGGAGGCGGCAAAAGAGTTCATTGAATATGCTCCTCCAAAAGCGGCATGAGCTAAAGAAGCTACTTTATCAGGAGTATGAGCTACCAAAAAGGTCCACGGCTGAGAGTTACAGGCGGAAGGCGCTAAACGAGCTGCTTCTAAGCACTTCTCTATAATAGGTACAGACACTGGCTGTGGACTGTATTTTCTCACACTGTATCTTTTTTGAACAAGCTCCTCAAAGTCCAAAACTATACCCCCCTTGTCTTTTACTGTGGATTCTATTGTAGATACTCTTATAAAAAAAGGTCAAGAGAGAAGACAAGCCTCATTTGAACGGCACACTCTGTTGGGGTTGCTCTTTAAAAATTATTCGTGAATGCTTCCTTTTATCAAATCAAAAGGAGGCATAGAAATAGATCATGTTTTTTAGTGTTTTTTTGCTTTTTCTTGTTTTTGAGAGTTGACTTCTTCCTGAAAAATGGTATTATACCCTTCGCGCCGCCCGAGAGGCGGAGCGAAAGAACCTTGAGAAGTGAATAGGTGAGACAAAGAAATCAAGCCAGTCAATTCGTAAAGAGAAATTTATGGAGAGTTTGATCCTGGCTCAGGACGAACGCTGGCGGCGTGCTTAACACATGCAAGTTGGACGGGGCATATATTTGACAAACTTTTCGGAGTTTAGAAGATATATGTTTAGTAGCGGACGGGTGAGTAATGCATGAGAACCTGCCCTTCAGAGGGGGACAACAGCTGGAAACGGTTGCTAATACCCCATAAGCCGAGAGGTAAAAGGAGTAATCCGCTGAGGGAGGGGCTCATGTCCTATCAGCTAGTTGGTAAGGTAACGGCTTACCAAGGCGAAGACGGGTAGCCGGCCTGAGAGGGCGATCGGCCACACTGGAACTGAGATACG
This portion of the Aminobacterium mobile DSM 12262 genome encodes:
- a CDS encoding nitroreductase family protein; this encodes MDFEELVQKRYSVRKYSPQPVSVPIIEKCLEAARLAPSACNSQPWTFLVAHTPDKVASLAHAAFGGAYSMNSFAASAPVLLVVITERSRYSSALGGLFRGVQFSLMDVAIACEHIVLQATDFGLGTCMLGWLNERAVKKELNLPRSTKIDIMISMGYPSENKRTLSKPRKTMEEIRHFL
- the phoU gene encoding phosphate signaling complex protein PhoU, with the protein product MFFKKKQEKSKLTPEMILYSGDKKRILEMVHQMGEEATNAVSEAVRSLIECDSDLARHVIDNDDSIDILEVDIEQECLGSIAMRQPVRENLRFVFAVAKIITDLERIGDEAVNIAERACFLNQYPLLKPLIDIPKMMNISTNMLRDALKAFETNDAELAKKVFLKDQDLDVLYYNIFEELIQIIAARPKGDCVTVQCAAALMWVGRHLERVGDHASNVAEKTYFIATGERLKQILGEKQKDTGAEKDLSSGI
- the proS gene encoding proline--tRNA ligase, with translation MARNITPRGKDYSQWYLDVIKAAELADYAPVRGCMVIRPTGYALWESIQRYFDEAFKETGHVNAYFPLLIPNSFLEKEAEHVEGFSPECAVVTHAGGEPLEEPFVIRPTSETVIGYMYSKWIQSWRDLPILINQWANVMRWEKRPRLFLRTSEFLWQEGHTAHATKEEAMEETLKMLRVYEKIMKEVLALPIIPGEKTAGERFPGALNTFTCEAMMSDTKALQAGTSHFLGQNFSKAFNIQFQNQDGEQEYAWTTSWGVSTRLIGALIMTHSDDDGLIIPPRIAPNKVAILPISTNDDVIEKTLLPKALELADKLNTALGGRYVVVDKQFHMRPGDRFFSHLQKGVPLRLELGEKDFSAGTVRVVRRDTGDRKDIPLNDVVIKVPEILEDIQHSLFNKALSFRKEHTSFASSFDEFKIRLEEEGGFIETFFAGTPEDEKKIKEETGATPRCIPLGDAETGNCFLTGASNARKTIFAKAY
- a CDS encoding patatin-like phospholipase family protein, which encodes MSYIKRMCVGFILLICFLGNNSPCSAFSRGGIVLALSGGGTKGLAHIGVLQVLEENNIPIAGIVGTSMGAIIGGLAASGYTGIELEEVVDNIDLGSLLAEKDASMVLPLGERTSENSAIPWFSLGSRRGIGGALGGFSGVKLLEKFSQMAARVQVIRFSELPIPFAAVATDLETGEKVVLQSGSLASAMRASMAIPALFEPWPVGGRLLVDGGLVSNLPVLTAKELFPGCPVIAVNVTSEKKSRSELRTLVDVVDQSITVLTQQNVEREIREADLVLTPAVGKLPLFDATQADLVIAAGRKETLTHLKAIVSLAQTAPEIPPRWKQPSQVLMDICVRGLPDRECKGLRTKYFSEIGKPIDPQWILRVNKEISRRMDVLAVDYHLEEDHGGAVVVFSVQRRPQSEVRIGGYTTNLHPYRWLYVNSIHRDIYKDGDALKLNLKIGTQWAADVGYLSSSELSKAWEVNLSAQRWELTPRNVSEEREWDRYGLGVTRHFTMGNVLAGAGLGGERVHYKGKDEDSWGPTFYLTYNTLDDMMDPTKGSMMRVAFWWPDYDELLYRMNLFFVTSFSENWRLYLRGGFAEGDMTEAGHAVYLGAAEELYSYADKPIEAERMIWVNAGLRRVFLRSWWGNLTAELFGGAGWTYDNGGSRLDSVWETGLSLSAPGHFFDGRLMFLYNDQSDFKVGFFIGKPIWSHYPLP
- a CDS encoding Na/Pi cotransporter family protein — protein: MFPVGISYALILAGITILLYGLEESNWAFRRSLGSRGRGLLSRLGNRKSSAFSLGVILSAIAQSGSAATAFAVGLVDIHALPYEGAILVMMGASVGSTLLVPLLAIDIDVMAPIFLMGGFVLCHLKKEDFRKIGWVVRGIALILTGMFLLKLGSSIALEGSPIGFFIARLVARPFWLGVTAFFLSAITQGASGVMAIGIALISAGVASAEAFFPLVLGARLGSSIIVLFFSVGTRPNARRLAWLSFVYRCLGVAAGYLCMPLILQGTSFFIPVPEMKLAVYQIGVSILNVLIFSPFVRQSALVSGRWFSEEEAWDPEEAMYLDDSLTDFPSLAVPLLAKEMTRLANYVETFIYMLFFAPHYKDQILKLQRGIPALLQQCSDYMFAIPVPLDDPEQKTSYSAISYSLIAMADLVEITTGRLYKLWRNGAGEGSARNIEEKMWEEYVQSFMGVVRYSMRAFALDDEESVHKALSVEKIFKNYDQQIRQTLIVQGRLFVDRKDSLDWRLLTVLRVAVSAALEVAWGSRFRGMKLHLEGSDGIVLQKEAGEI